A single Marinitoga aeolica DNA region contains:
- a CDS encoding LacI family DNA-binding transcriptional regulator, which yields MATLREISKKIGISIATISRVINGAENVSEETRKKVLKALQEYHYQPPQVARKKLHYLVGIIVPNLLGNHYNMISESIELELSKHGYDSFVTSTHLLLNKEIEILEQFFSRRVDGIIICTTKNDDKHIEKLIRSAIPVVAVDRNDSDINVDTVGIDNYHSAYIAMKYLYNKGHRDILFVSGEREVYSAKVREKAVIDFSKKYEVNLKILEGDFQFEGGYSSIKKYLEKNGKDFSAIFFINDQSALGGTRAIYEAGYSIPDDISIIGFDNDKYSKYLYPPLTTVHQPRKEMGENAAKLLVERIEGNGSKVKRKIILPTEIIERNSVKEVKK from the coding sequence ATGGCAACTTTGAGGGAAATATCTAAAAAAATCGGTATATCTATTGCAACAATTTCAAGAGTAATAAATGGTGCTGAAAATGTTTCAGAAGAAACAAGGAAAAAAGTACTTAAAGCTTTACAAGAATATCATTATCAGCCCCCTCAGGTTGCAAGGAAAAAATTACATTATCTTGTAGGAATTATTGTTCCGAATCTTTTAGGGAATCATTATAATATGATTTCTGAAAGTATTGAATTAGAATTGTCTAAACATGGATATGATAGTTTTGTAACTTCCACACATTTGCTTTTGAATAAAGAAATAGAAATTTTAGAACAATTTTTTTCAAGAAGAGTGGATGGAATTATTATTTGTACTACAAAAAATGATGATAAACATATAGAAAAACTTATTAGATCTGCTATTCCAGTAGTTGCTGTGGATAGAAATGATAGTGATATAAATGTTGATACTGTAGGAATTGATAATTATCATTCTGCATACATTGCTATGAAATATTTGTATAATAAAGGACATAGAGATATACTTTTTGTAAGCGGGGAGAGGGAAGTATATTCAGCTAAAGTTAGAGAGAAAGCTGTTATTGATTTTTCTAAAAAATATGAAGTTAACTTGAAAATTTTAGAAGGTGATTTTCAGTTTGAGGGTGGATATAGTTCTATAAAAAAATATTTAGAAAAAAATGGGAAGGATTTTTCGGCAATTTTTTTTATAAATGATCAAAGTGCATTAGGTGGAACAAGAGCAATATATGAAGCTGGATATTCAATACCAGATGATATTTCAATAATAGGATTTGATAATGATAAATATTCTAAGTATTTATACCCTCCATTAACAACGGTTCACCAACCTAGAAAAGAAATGGGTGAAAATGCAGCAAAATTGCTAGTTGAAAGAATAGAAGGAAATGGAAGTAAAGTAAAAAGAAAGATTATTTTACCAACTGAAATAATAGAAAGAAATTCTGTAAAAGAGGTGAAAAAATGA
- the bgaS gene encoding beta-galactosidase BgaS — MKKFPEDFLFGISMSGFQFEMGGKVIDKNTDWFKWTHDERIINAGLVSGDFPENGTNYWELYKKDNKLMEKLGLNIVRIGIEWSRIFPNPTFEVKTKVIEKNDDIISIEVDENAILELKKLANLEALEHYKKIIIDLKEKNIKVMVDLNHFSLPLWIHDPINVNLYHKAPFGWVDKNTVIEFTKYGAFLANELDEIVDFWSTMNEPQIVSSLAYLQPKSGFPPSIINEEYYKLAQKHQAEAHCRAYDAMKKYTKKPIGFIYSFTWIDPESPEDIEVVEDAKYFNNYHFTDMIFRGNLDFHIDGSKKFREDMKGKTDFLGINYYTRTVVKKHDNKWKVVDGYGYSCNGKLIKTDKPVTDMGWEVYPLGLKNIILEIKGRYNNPIMYITENGISDKGDIQPYFIISHLINIHESIELGANVKGYMYWSILDNYEWPEGFSKRFGLIHVDYDTKVRTCKPAYFVYKDIIENKGINNYLLNYIKYPYNLE; from the coding sequence ATGAAAAAATTCCCTGAAGATTTTTTATTTGGAATTTCGATGTCTGGATTTCAATTTGAGATGGGTGGAAAAGTAATAGATAAAAATACTGATTGGTTTAAATGGACCCATGATGAAAGAATAATAAATGCTGGATTAGTGAGTGGAGATTTTCCAGAAAATGGAACAAATTATTGGGAATTGTATAAAAAAGATAATAAATTAATGGAAAAATTAGGACTGAATATTGTAAGAATTGGTATTGAATGGTCAAGAATATTTCCAAATCCAACCTTTGAGGTAAAAACAAAAGTCATTGAAAAGAATGATGATATTATTTCTATAGAAGTTGATGAAAATGCTATTTTAGAATTAAAAAAATTAGCAAATTTAGAAGCTTTAGAGCATTATAAAAAAATAATTATTGATCTTAAAGAAAAAAACATTAAAGTAATGGTGGATTTAAATCATTTTTCATTGCCATTATGGATACACGATCCTATTAATGTTAACTTATATCATAAAGCTCCTTTTGGTTGGGTTGATAAAAATACAGTAATTGAATTTACTAAATATGGAGCGTTTCTAGCCAATGAATTAGATGAAATTGTAGATTTTTGGTCTACTATGAATGAACCACAAATCGTATCTTCTTTAGCATATTTACAACCAAAGTCAGGATTCCCACCATCAATAATAAATGAAGAGTATTATAAATTAGCTCAAAAACATCAAGCAGAAGCTCATTGTAGAGCATATGATGCAATGAAAAAATATACAAAAAAACCTATAGGATTTATATATTCCTTTACATGGATTGATCCTGAATCTCCTGAGGATATAGAGGTTGTTGAAGATGCAAAATATTTTAATAATTATCATTTTACTGACATGATTTTTAGAGGGAATTTAGATTTTCATATTGATGGAAGTAAAAAGTTCAGAGAAGATATGAAAGGTAAAACAGATTTTTTAGGAATAAATTATTATACAAGAACTGTTGTAAAAAAACATGATAATAAATGGAAAGTTGTAGATGGATATGGATACTCTTGTAATGGTAAATTAATTAAGACAGATAAACCTGTAACTGATATGGGATGGGAAGTTTATCCTTTAGGATTAAAGAACATTATTTTAGAAATTAAAGGAAGATATAATAATCCAATAATGTATATTACTGAAAATGGTATTTCTGATAAAGGAGATATTCAACCTTATTTCATAATTTCTCATTTAATAAATATTCATGAATCTATTGAATTAGGAGCAAATGTAAAAGGTTATATGTATTGGTCAATATTAGATAATTACGAATGGCCAGAAGGATTTTCAAAAAGGTTTGGTTTAATTCATGTTGATTATGATACTAAAGTAAGAACATGTAAACCTGCTTATTTTGTGTATAAAGATATAATTGAAAACAAAGGAATAAATAATTATTTGCTTAATTATATTAAATATCCATATAATTTGGAATAG
- a CDS encoding GH1 family beta-glucosidase: MKRTDFPKEFKFGTATASYQIEGGIEDRSPSIWDEFSHTPGKTKNGDNGDVACDHYHRYEEDIEIMKDIGVDAYRFSISWPRVMTDGIKPNEKGIDFYQKLVDKLLENNITPFITLYHWDLPLYLYKEKNGWLNPDIANYFQDYASLMFNKLGDRVKHWITLNEPWCSAFLGYFVGEHAPGHKDFQESFYVAHNLLRSHGKAVIAFRDIVKDGKIGITNVVTKVESLSNDEKDIQAAKLVDQYINGWYHDPIVYGKYPEEAVNSLKNIKLDIPENDFDIISQTIDFFGVNYYSRQVISYDENHPLKFKHAEGPLPKTEMGWEIYPKGLYDKLVEFNNKYKLPLYITENGMAGPDKLENEQIHDDYRINYIKDHFKSTLDAIKDGVDLRGYFIWSLMDNFEWAHGYSKRFGLVYVDYNTQKRYLKDSALWYKNFLLNK; this comes from the coding sequence ATGAAAAGAACAGATTTTCCAAAAGAATTTAAATTTGGAACAGCAACAGCATCATATCAAATAGAAGGTGGAATAGAGGATAGAAGTCCGTCAATATGGGATGAATTTTCACATACACCAGGAAAAACAAAGAATGGAGATAATGGTGATGTAGCATGTGATCATTATCATAGATATGAAGAAGATATTGAAATAATGAAAGACATAGGTGTTGATGCATATAGATTTTCTATTTCATGGCCAAGGGTTATGACTGATGGTATAAAACCCAATGAAAAAGGTATAGATTTCTATCAAAAGCTTGTTGATAAATTATTAGAAAATAATATTACACCTTTTATTACATTATATCATTGGGATTTACCATTATATTTATACAAAGAAAAAAATGGGTGGTTAAATCCAGATATAGCAAATTATTTTCAAGATTATGCATCATTAATGTTTAACAAATTAGGAGATAGAGTAAAACATTGGATAACTTTAAATGAACCATGGTGTTCTGCATTTTTAGGATATTTTGTTGGAGAGCATGCTCCTGGTCATAAAGATTTCCAAGAATCATTTTATGTAGCTCATAATCTTTTAAGATCTCATGGAAAAGCAGTTATTGCATTTAGAGATATTGTAAAAGATGGAAAAATAGGAATAACAAATGTAGTAACAAAGGTAGAATCATTATCAAATGATGAAAAAGATATACAAGCTGCAAAATTAGTTGATCAATATATAAATGGATGGTATCATGATCCAATAGTATATGGTAAATATCCTGAAGAAGCAGTAAATTCTTTAAAAAATATAAAATTAGATATACCAGAAAATGATTTTGATATTATTTCACAAACAATAGATTTCTTTGGAGTAAATTATTATTCAAGACAAGTAATATCATATGATGAAAATCATCCTTTAAAATTCAAGCATGCAGAAGGTCCATTACCAAAAACTGAAATGGGATGGGAGATATACCCAAAAGGATTATACGATAAGCTAGTAGAATTTAATAATAAATATAAATTACCATTATATATAACAGAAAATGGAATGGCTGGACCAGATAAATTAGAAAACGAACAAATTCATGATGATTATAGGATAAATTATATAAAAGATCATTTTAAATCAACATTAGATGCAATAAAAGATGGAGTAGATTTGAGAGGATATTTTATTTGGTCATTAATGGATAATTTTGAATGGGCACATGGATATTCAAAAAGATTTGGTTTAGTATATGTTGATTATAATACTCAAAAAAGATATTTAAAAGATAGTGCTTTGTGGTATAAAAATTTTTTATTGAATAAATAA
- a CDS encoding ABC transporter ATP-binding protein — translation MSEIYMELKNITKEFGTDFFGKNKFKAVNNVSFNIKKGEILSLIGESGSGKTTVGKMILRLLKPTYGEILFLNKNIWDIDDTKEYYRNVQAIFQDPFSSFNTLFKVDRVFNMVFETFYPDEKNRKEKIEKVINQVGMNPTNILGKYPHQLSGGQLQRLLIARALLMNTKILVADELISMLDASTRIDVLNLLSDIREKTGMSIIFITHDLSLGYYLSDRSLIMYKGEIVEQGDTYDVYNNPIHPYTKMLLNSVPEIDKKWDPNEQFLPETVEYEIKKFYLKNKSYDDIYMEFEKNHIVKVR, via the coding sequence ATGAGTGAAATATATATGGAATTAAAAAATATAACAAAAGAATTTGGAACAGATTTTTTTGGTAAGAATAAATTTAAAGCTGTAAATAATGTATCTTTTAATATAAAAAAAGGTGAAATTTTATCTTTGATTGGTGAGAGTGGAAGTGGGAAAACAACTGTAGGAAAAATGATATTGAGATTATTAAAGCCTACATATGGTGAAATATTATTTTTAAATAAAAATATTTGGGATATAGATGATACAAAGGAGTATTATAGAAACGTGCAAGCTATATTCCAAGATCCTTTTTCTTCTTTTAATACTTTATTCAAAGTTGATAGAGTGTTTAATATGGTTTTTGAAACATTCTATCCAGATGAAAAAAATAGAAAAGAAAAAATAGAAAAAGTTATTAATCAAGTTGGTATGAATCCAACCAATATCTTAGGCAAATATCCTCATCAATTAAGTGGGGGACAATTACAAAGGTTGTTAATAGCTAGAGCTTTGTTAATGAATACAAAAATACTAGTTGCAGATGAACTAATAAGTATGTTAGATGCTTCTACAAGAATAGATGTCTTAAACTTATTATCTGATATAAGAGAAAAAACAGGGATGTCTATTATTTTTATAACCCATGATTTATCATTAGGATATTATTTAAGCGATAGATCTTTAATAATGTATAAAGGAGAAATTGTTGAACAGGGAGATACATACGATGTATATAATAATCCTATTCATCCATATACAAAAATGTTGTTAAATTCTGTTCCTGAAATAGATAAAAAATGGGATCCTAATGAACAATTTTTACCAGAAACTGTAGAGTATGAAATAAAAAAATTTTATTTAAAAAATAAAAGTTATGATGATATATATATGGAATTTGAAAAAAATCATATTGTGAAAGTGAGGTAG
- a CDS encoding ABC transporter ATP-binding protein, protein MNKVLDVKNLKVYYKTLKGYVKAIDDVTFHINQGEILGIAGESGCGKSTLGNSLILLKPPMNYISGEANLNGINIMNLSKKEMKNIRFKNISIIPQYAMDAFSPTKRIKTFISDLVREHGIIPNEEFFKKVKERMKLVNLDPDVIDRYSVELSGGMKQRVIMVISTLLDPDLLIADEVTSALDVSSQRFVCNMLVKFRDMNIVKSMIFITHDVAVLNQIADRIMIMYAGRIAEIGKTETILNNPKHPYTKALIKAIPKSDIRIKEKKLSSIKGTPPNLLNIEEGCRFRFRCPLANEKCLKNPPIKTYEDGHQVACWNVGENNE, encoded by the coding sequence ATGAATAAAGTTTTAGACGTAAAAAATTTAAAAGTGTATTATAAAACGTTAAAAGGGTATGTAAAAGCAATAGATGACGTTACTTTTCATATAAACCAAGGGGAAATTTTAGGAATAGCTGGAGAATCAGGATGTGGTAAAAGTACCTTGGGAAACAGTTTAATATTATTAAAACCACCTATGAATTATATATCTGGAGAGGCAAATTTAAATGGAATAAATATAATGAATTTATCAAAAAAAGAAATGAAAAATATAAGATTTAAAAATATATCTATTATACCTCAATATGCAATGGATGCATTTAGTCCTACAAAAAGAATAAAAACATTTATCTCAGATCTTGTTAGAGAACACGGGATTATTCCAAATGAAGAATTTTTTAAAAAAGTAAAGGAAAGAATGAAATTAGTAAATTTAGATCCAGATGTAATAGATAGATATTCTGTTGAATTATCTGGAGGTATGAAACAAAGAGTTATAATGGTTATTTCGACTTTATTAGATCCAGATTTGTTAATTGCTGATGAAGTAACTTCAGCATTAGATGTTAGCTCGCAAAGATTTGTTTGTAATATGTTAGTTAAATTTAGAGATATGAATATAGTTAAATCTATGATATTTATTACTCATGATGTAGCTGTTCTTAATCAAATAGCAGATAGAATTATGATTATGTATGCCGGAAGAATAGCAGAAATTGGAAAAACAGAAACAATATTAAACAATCCTAAACATCCATATACAAAAGCATTGATAAAGGCTATACCAAAAAGCGACATAAGAATAAAAGAAAAAAAATTATCTAGTATAAAAGGGACACCACCTAATTTGTTGAATATTGAGGAAGGCTGTCGATTTAGATTTAGATGCCCATTGGCTAATGAAAAGTGTTTAAAAAATCCACCAATAAAAACATATGAAGATGGACATCAAGTAGCTTGTTGGAATGTAGGTGAAAATAATGAGTGA
- a CDS encoding ABC transporter permease: MKLNLKKYENLYFALKNKKVIIGMTIFTFFLLLGLIGPYFAKYDPLEYAGPGYMPPSKEFWLGTNIFGHDIFTQLVYGLRSSYFVGFFGGTLATIIGLFVGFLSGYKGKWVDESLMMITNIMLVIPTLAVLIIISAYLSFRGMVFESVIIGLTNWPWTARAVRSLTMSIKNKDFVNLSRISALPTRKIILQDIASNMFSYIFMVYILQFGGAILSAVTLDFIGLGPTKGISLGLIMQVARDWNAIQLGMWWWAIIPGLVITLLVTSLYFINTGLDEVFNPKLREM; encoded by the coding sequence ATGAAATTAAATCTAAAAAAATATGAAAATTTATATTTTGCATTAAAAAATAAAAAAGTTATTATAGGAATGACAATATTCACATTTTTTCTTTTATTAGGCTTAATTGGACCATATTTTGCAAAATATGATCCGTTGGAATATGCTGGCCCTGGATATATGCCTCCAAGTAAAGAATTTTGGTTGGGGACAAATATTTTTGGTCATGACATTTTTACGCAATTAGTATATGGATTGCGTAGTTCATATTTTGTAGGCTTTTTTGGTGGAACACTTGCAACAATAATAGGTTTGTTTGTGGGTTTTTTATCAGGATACAAAGGTAAATGGGTAGATGAATCATTAATGATGATTACAAATATCATGCTTGTTATTCCTACATTAGCGGTTCTAATTATTATATCGGCATATTTATCATTTAGAGGTATGGTTTTTGAAAGTGTAATTATAGGGCTAACAAATTGGCCATGGACAGCAAGAGCTGTAAGATCTTTAACAATGTCAATTAAAAATAAGGATTTTGTAAATTTATCAAGAATTTCAGCATTACCAACTAGAAAAATAATATTACAAGATATTGCTTCTAATATGTTTTCATATATATTTATGGTTTATATTCTTCAATTTGGAGGAGCTATATTATCAGCAGTAACTTTAGATTTTATAGGATTAGGTCCAACGAAAGGAATATCCTTAGGTTTAATTATGCAAGTTGCTAGAGATTGGAATGCAATTCAACTTGGAATGTGGTGGTGGGCTATTATTCCTGGGCTAGTTATTACATTATTAGTAACCTCCTTATATTTTATTAATACAGGTTTAGATGAAGTATTCAATCCAAAATTACGGGAGATGTGA
- a CDS encoding ABC transporter permease: MGKYLRKKILIYIITFFVAVSIDWAIPRFMPGNPVSLLLSRFSGLPEATEKLNTYFTKAFGLDQPLWKQYVNFWISLFKGDLGVSVFLYPKSVVDIIKGSILYDIVLLVPAIILSWFAGNKLGALAAINKKTDNSIIPFFFFLTSSPYFWMAMLMAWFLGFMIPIFPLSGAYSYTMTPSFTLEFILDFLYHLALPFLSLFLVMMGGWAIGMRNMIIYEMGSNYSKYMEALGASDKLIRRYAFRNAILPQVTGLALQLGTIILGSLTTQSVFSYPGLGFLLLQAIQNQDYFLIQGIFLVIVIMVLAGNFIVDVIYVFIDPRIRYSYVEEV; encoded by the coding sequence ATGGGAAAATATCTAAGAAAAAAAATATTAATATATATAATAACATTTTTTGTTGCAGTTTCTATTGATTGGGCTATTCCTCGCTTTATGCCGGGAAATCCTGTTTCATTATTATTATCAAGATTTTCAGGCCTTCCAGAGGCTACAGAAAAATTAAATACATATTTCACTAAAGCATTTGGATTAGATCAACCATTATGGAAACAATATGTTAATTTTTGGATTTCTTTATTTAAAGGAGATCTAGGAGTTAGTGTATTTTTATATCCAAAAAGTGTAGTGGATATTATAAAAGGCTCTATCTTATATGATATAGTCTTATTAGTTCCAGCAATAATATTAAGTTGGTTTGCCGGAAATAAATTAGGAGCTTTAGCTGCAATAAATAAAAAAACAGATAATTCGATTATACCATTTTTCTTTTTCTTAACTTCTTCTCCATATTTTTGGATGGCTATGTTAATGGCTTGGTTTTTAGGATTTATGATACCCATATTTCCATTATCTGGAGCATATAGTTATACGATGACACCATCATTTACATTGGAATTTATTTTAGATTTTTTATACCATTTAGCTTTGCCATTTTTATCATTGTTTTTGGTAATGATGGGCGGTTGGGCTATAGGTATGAGAAATATGATTATATATGAAATGGGTTCAAATTATTCAAAATATATGGAAGCATTAGGTGCATCAGATAAATTAATTAGAAGATATGCTTTTAGAAATGCGATTTTGCCACAAGTAACAGGTTTAGCATTACAGTTAGGAACTATAATATTAGGATCTTTAACAACACAAAGTGTTTTTTCATATCCAGGTTTAGGGTTCTTATTATTGCAAGCAATACAAAATCAAGATTATTTTTTGATTCAGGGAATTTTTTTAGTTATTGTAATAATGGTTTTAGCTGGTAATTTTATAGTTGATGTAATATATGTATTTATAGATCCACGAATAAGATACTCGTATGTCGAGGAGGTTTAA